A single Desulfobaculum xiamenense DNA region contains:
- a CDS encoding glycine zipper domain-containing protein, whose translation MKKIILTIALSLLIASGCNRTQMGQSVGALVGGTAGYLLGGDNAGKAIGTVIGAGAGYLVGSWLGELLSDEEKEDMGRKLNQDMQSADADAKGDTDWQSEKTPDRKANLSYTQESPLRDHKTPESAIDQNELAAKADCMCREVEITIEEGTEKIGSQRQLWCRTPAGDYEPVGEPYGALTAGN comes from the coding sequence ATGAAAAAAATTATATTAACAATTGCCTTGTCATTGCTTATCGCTTCCGGCTGCAACAGAACGCAAATGGGGCAAAGCGTTGGCGCATTGGTTGGTGGTACGGCAGGATACCTACTGGGCGGTGACAACGCGGGAAAGGCCATTGGAACCGTGATCGGCGCCGGCGCAGGGTATCTGGTCGGATCGTGGCTCGGCGAACTCCTTTCGGACGAAGAAAAGGAAGACATGGGCCGCAAGTTGAATCAGGATATGCAGTCAGCCGACGCCGACGCAAAAGGGGATACCGATTGGCAGAGCGAAAAGACCCCGGACAGAAAGGCCAATCTCTCATACACCCAGGAAAGCCCCCTCAGGGATCACAAGACACCAGAATCCGCCATTGATCAGAATGAACTCGCGGCCAAGGCGGACTGCATGTGTCGAGAGGTGGAAATCACTATTGAAGAGGGCACAGAAAAGATCGGGAGCCAACGCCAACTTTGGTGCCGCACGCCTGCAGGCGACTACGAACCAGTAGGAGAACCATACGGGGCATTGACCGCGGGCAATTAA